One stretch of Streptomyces peucetius DNA includes these proteins:
- the nrdR gene encoding transcriptional regulator NrdR — MHCPFCRHPDSRVVDSRTADDGTAIRRRRQCPDCARRFTTVETASLMVIKRSGVTEPFSRTKVISGVRKACQGRPVTEDALAQLGQRVEEAVRATGSAELTTHDVGLAILGPLQELDLVAYLRFASVYRAFDSLEDFEAAIAELRAGRPPAEEGGGGGTVEVPVPATAAD, encoded by the coding sequence ATGCACTGTCCCTTCTGCAGGCATCCCGACAGTCGTGTCGTCGACAGTCGCACCGCCGACGACGGGACGGCGATCCGCCGCCGCCGGCAGTGCCCGGACTGCGCCCGGCGATTCACGACGGTCGAGACTGCCTCTCTCATGGTGATCAAGCGCAGCGGCGTGACGGAGCCCTTCAGCCGCACCAAGGTCATCTCCGGTGTGCGTAAGGCATGCCAGGGGCGGCCGGTCACCGAGGACGCCCTCGCCCAGCTCGGCCAGCGGGTCGAGGAGGCGGTGCGCGCCACCGGAAGTGCCGAGCTGACCACCCATGACGTGGGTCTGGCCATACTCGGCCCGTTGCAGGAGCTCGACCTCGTCGCATACCTGCGCTTCGCGTCCGTGTACCGGGCGTTCGACTCACTCGAGGACTTCGAGGCCGCCATCGCGGAACTCCGCGCCGGGCGGCCTCCTGCTGAGGAAGGCGGGGGCGGCGGGACCGTCGAGGTCCCCGTGCCCGCCACCGCCGCCGACTGA
- a CDS encoding vitamin B12-dependent ribonucleotide reductase, with protein sequence MTETTSGPARGSRAKGSKASKGLRIERVHTTPGVHPYDEVVWERRDVVMTNWRDGSVNFEQRGVEFPDFWSVNAVNIVTSKYFRGAVGTPQRETGLKQLIDRIVKTYRKAGEDHSYFASPADAEIFEHELAYALLHQIFSFNSPVWFNVGTPQPQQVSACFILSVDDSMESILDWYKEEGMIFKGGSGAGLNLSRIRSSRELLSSGGNASGPVSFMRGADASAGTIKSGGATRRAAKMVILDVDHPDIENFIETKVKEEEKIRALRDAGFDMDLGGDDITSVQYQNANNSVRVNDEFMKAVEAGGKFGLRARMTGDVIEEVDAKELFRKMAEAAWACADPGIQYDDTINHWHTCPESGRINGSNPCSEYMHLDNTSCNLASLNLMKFLKDDGKGNQSFDVERFSKIVELVITAMDISICFADFPTQKIGENTRAFRQLGIGYANLGALLMATGHAYDSDGGRALAGAITSLMTATSYRRSAELAAVVGPYDGYARNAEPHKRVMKQHSDANATAVRMDDLDTPVWAAATEAWQDVLRLGEKNGFRNSQASVIAPTGTIGLAMSCDTTGLEPDLALVKFKKLVGGGSMQIVNGTVPQALRRLGYQPEQIEAIVAHIADHGNVIDAPGLKSEHYEVFDCAMGERSISAMGHVRMMAAIQPWISGALSKTVNLPETATVEDVEEVYFEAWKMGVKALAIYRDNCKVGQPLSAKKKEQEKAEVTEKAEETIRAAVEKVVEYRPVRKRLPKGRPGITTSFTVGGAEGYMTANSYPDDGLGEVFLKMSKQGSTLAGMMDAFSIAVSVGLQYGVPLETYVSKFTNMRFEPAGMTDDPDVRMAQSIVDYIFRRLALDFLPFETRSALGIHSAEERQRHLETGSYEPADDELDVEALAQSAPVQQDLKAVTAPNAEVPAPKQAHTSAELVEMQLGISADAPLCFSCGTKMQRAGSCYICEGCGSTSGCS encoded by the coding sequence ATGACCGAGACGACGAGCGGCCCGGCACGAGGGTCCCGAGCCAAGGGATCCAAGGCGAGCAAGGGCCTGCGTATCGAGCGCGTCCACACCACCCCCGGCGTGCATCCGTACGACGAGGTGGTCTGGGAGCGCCGTGACGTCGTCATGACCAACTGGCGTGACGGCTCGGTGAACTTCGAGCAGCGTGGCGTCGAGTTCCCCGACTTCTGGTCGGTGAACGCGGTCAACATCGTCACCAGCAAGTACTTCCGCGGGGCGGTCGGCACCCCGCAGCGCGAGACCGGTCTCAAGCAGCTCATCGACCGGATCGTGAAGACGTACCGCAAGGCCGGCGAGGACCACAGCTACTTCGCCTCGCCCGCCGACGCGGAGATCTTCGAGCACGAGCTCGCGTACGCCCTGCTGCACCAGATCTTCAGCTTCAACTCGCCGGTCTGGTTCAACGTCGGCACGCCCCAGCCGCAGCAGGTCTCCGCCTGCTTCATCCTGTCCGTCGACGACTCCATGGAGTCGATCCTCGACTGGTACAAGGAAGAGGGCATGATCTTCAAGGGCGGCTCCGGCGCCGGCCTGAACCTCTCCCGTATCCGCTCCTCCAGGGAGCTGCTGTCCTCGGGCGGCAACGCCTCCGGCCCGGTCTCCTTCATGCGCGGCGCCGACGCCTCCGCAGGAACGATCAAGTCCGGCGGCGCCACTCGTCGCGCGGCCAAGATGGTCATCCTCGATGTCGACCACCCCGACATCGAGAACTTCATCGAGACCAAGGTGAAGGAAGAGGAGAAGATCCGCGCCCTGCGTGACGCGGGCTTCGACATGGACCTGGGCGGCGACGACATCACGTCCGTCCAGTACCAGAACGCCAACAACTCGGTGCGCGTCAACGACGAGTTCATGAAGGCGGTCGAGGCGGGCGGCAAGTTCGGCCTGCGCGCCAGGATGACCGGCGATGTCATCGAGGAGGTCGACGCCAAGGAGCTCTTCCGCAAGATGGCCGAGGCGGCCTGGGCCTGCGCCGACCCGGGCATCCAGTACGACGACACGATCAACCACTGGCACACCTGCCCGGAGTCCGGCCGGATCAACGGCTCGAACCCGTGCAGCGAGTACATGCACCTGGACAACACCTCGTGCAACCTCGCCTCGCTGAACCTGATGAAGTTCCTCAAGGACGACGGCAAGGGCAACCAGTCGTTCGACGTCGAGCGCTTCTCGAAGATCGTCGAGCTGGTCATCACGGCGATGGACATCTCCATCTGCTTCGCCGACTTCCCGACCCAGAAGATCGGCGAGAACACCCGCGCCTTCCGCCAGCTGGGCATCGGCTACGCCAACCTCGGCGCGCTCCTGATGGCGACCGGACACGCGTACGACTCCGACGGCGGCCGTGCACTCGCCGGTGCGATCACCTCCCTGATGACCGCCACCTCCTACCGGCGTTCCGCCGAACTGGCCGCGGTCGTCGGACCGTACGACGGGTACGCCCGCAACGCCGAGCCGCACAAGCGCGTCATGAAGCAGCACTCCGACGCCAACGCCACGGCCGTCCGCATGGACGACCTGGACACGCCGGTATGGGCGGCCGCCACGGAGGCCTGGCAGGACGTGCTCCGCCTCGGCGAGAAGAACGGTTTCCGTAACTCCCAGGCCTCGGTCATCGCCCCGACCGGCACCATCGGTCTCGCGATGTCCTGCGACACCACCGGCCTCGAGCCCGACCTCGCCCTGGTCAAGTTCAAGAAGCTGGTCGGCGGCGGTTCCATGCAGATCGTCAACGGCACGGTCCCGCAGGCCCTGCGCCGCCTCGGCTACCAGCCCGAGCAGATCGAGGCGATCGTCGCCCACATCGCCGATCACGGCAACGTGATCGACGCCCCGGGGCTGAAGAGCGAGCACTACGAGGTCTTCGACTGTGCCATGGGCGAGCGCTCCATCTCCGCGATGGGCCACGTCCGCATGATGGCGGCCATCCAGCCGTGGATCTCCGGCGCGCTCTCCAAGACGGTCAACCTGCCGGAGACGGCGACCGTCGAAGACGTCGAGGAGGTCTACTTCGAGGCCTGGAAGATGGGCGTCAAGGCACTCGCGATCTACCGCGACAACTGCAAGGTCGGCCAGCCGCTCTCCGCGAAGAAGAAGGAGCAGGAGAAGGCAGAGGTCACCGAGAAGGCCGAGGAGACGATCCGGGCCGCGGTCGAGAAGGTCGTCGAGTACCGCCCGGTCCGCAAGCGTCTTCCCAAGGGCCGCCCGGGGATCACCACCTCCTTCACGGTCGGCGGTGCCGAGGGCTACATGACCGCCAACTCCTACCCGGACGACGGTCTCGGCGAGGTCTTCCTGAAGATGTCGAAGCAGGGTTCCACCCTGGCGGGCATGATGGACGCCTTCTCGATCGCCGTCTCGGTCGGCCTGCAGTACGGCGTTCCGCTGGAGACGTACGTCTCGAAGTTCACCAACATGCGCTTCGAGCCGGCCGGTATGACGGACGACCCCGACGTGCGGATGGCGCAGTCGATCGTCGACTACATCTTCCGCCGCCTGGCGCTGGACTTCCTGCCCTTCGAGACCCGTTCCGCACTCGGCATCCACTCCGCGGAGGAGCGTCAGCGCCACCTGGAGACCGGTTCCTACGAGCCCGCGGACGACGAGCTGGATGTCGAGGCCCTGGCCCAGTCCGCTCCGGTGCAGCAGGATCTGAAGGCCGTCACCGCCCCGAACGCGGAGGTACCGGCGCCGAAGCAGGCCCACACGTCCGCCGAGCTGGTGGAGATGCAGCTGGGCATCAGCGCCGACGCCCCGCTGTGCTTCTCCTGCGGGACCAAGATGCAGCGTGCCGGTTCCTGCTACATCTGCGAGGGATGCGGCTCGACCAGCGGCTGCAGCTGA
- a CDS encoding TerD family protein, which produces MSSLNKGVQKAEVALRWDPSPLGEAPHDLDLVAATYPAEAPFGEPAYVVHFDSRSPDGTITLARESRTGQGFGADEVMTLEFDRLAAAYGRVVVGVVIQQSNGRTAFGDVANASVRVVEGHTEIGGNDFATVPDATAATVCEFVRGEAGEWTFSGTLAGFDADPQTYLTVMGRPVR; this is translated from the coding sequence GTGAGCAGCCTCAACAAGGGCGTCCAGAAGGCGGAAGTGGCCCTCAGGTGGGATCCCAGCCCCCTCGGCGAGGCGCCCCATGACCTCGATCTGGTGGCCGCGACGTATCCGGCGGAGGCCCCTTTCGGCGAGCCGGCGTACGTCGTGCACTTCGACAGCCGCTCCCCCGACGGCACGATCACCCTGGCGAGGGAGAGCAGGACGGGGCAGGGCTTCGGGGCGGACGAGGTCATGACCCTGGAATTCGACCGGCTGGCGGCGGCCTACGGCCGGGTCGTCGTCGGAGTCGTGATCCAGCAGAGCAACGGTCGCACGGCGTTCGGCGATGTCGCGAACGCCTCGGTACGGGTCGTCGAGGGGCACACGGAGATCGGGGGGAACGATTTCGCCACCGTCCCGGACGCCACGGCGGCGACGGTCTGCGAGTTCGTCCGCGGCGAGGCCGGTGAGTGGACGTTCAGCGGCACGCTCGCCGGTTTCGACGCCGACCCGCAGACGTATCTCACGGTGATGGGCCGTCCCGTCCGCTGA
- a CDS encoding YdbC family protein: MLVKWIRCTVVDRRGFERGQRKWAGLLGEPGFRGQGGGWSRIRPNVAHVFAFWETRAFYDSFMARAHDRLASGQAGTYKDMQAKLFDHRFDVRTGFEPRFTESDVVRVAHCRVREDRVEHFSLMQEKVWNPAMAGSPGMVRGVFGEAPGNEFLVMSMWLSAAEHGKYRAERVERLLLRAQTEADVSALAGDVVALEPSWTV; this comes from the coding sequence GTGCTGGTCAAGTGGATTCGCTGCACGGTGGTGGACCGCCGAGGGTTCGAACGCGGGCAGCGGAAATGGGCGGGGCTGCTGGGTGAGCCGGGATTCCGGGGGCAGGGCGGAGGGTGGAGCAGGATACGGCCGAACGTGGCCCATGTCTTCGCCTTCTGGGAGACACGGGCCTTCTACGACTCGTTCATGGCGCGCGCCCACGACCGGCTCGCGTCCGGACAGGCGGGCACGTACAAGGACATGCAGGCGAAGCTGTTCGACCACCGCTTCGACGTAAGGACCGGTTTCGAACCGCGGTTCACGGAATCCGACGTGGTCAGGGTGGCCCACTGCCGGGTCCGCGAGGACAGGGTCGAGCACTTCTCCCTGATGCAGGAAAAGGTGTGGAACCCGGCGATGGCGGGGTCGCCGGGGATGGTGCGCGGTGTGTTCGGGGAGGCACCCGGCAACGAGTTCCTGGTGATGTCCATGTGGCTGTCGGCGGCGGAGCACGGGAAGTACCGTGCCGAACGCGTCGAGCGGCTGCTGCTGCGCGCGCAGACGGAGGCGGACGTGTCAGCCCTGGCGGGGGACGTCGTGGCACTGGAGCCGTCCTGGACGGTGTGA
- a CDS encoding TetR/AcrR family transcriptional regulator, whose protein sequence is MTSAQSAPGTLRPGGRTARTRAAVRDAVLTGLGEHGYPGLTVEYVAEHSGVHKTTLYRRWGGIEGLVADALELAGEDDWSPPDTGSLQGDLRALAREAADSFTDPVQAAAPTAIIAAAFQSDRAADALHAFYAERFSRCETIVRRAVERGEAPPGTDAGAVVRAVSAPLYFRLFITREPIGHALADQAAATVVAGVRAGVFTAAADS, encoded by the coding sequence TTGACCTCTGCACAGTCCGCACCCGGCACGCTCCGTCCCGGCGGCCGCACCGCCCGCACCCGCGCCGCGGTCCGCGACGCCGTTCTCACCGGGCTGGGTGAGCACGGCTACCCCGGCCTCACCGTCGAATACGTCGCGGAGCACTCCGGCGTCCACAAGACGACCCTGTACCGGCGCTGGGGAGGGATAGAGGGACTCGTCGCCGACGCTCTGGAGCTGGCGGGCGAGGACGACTGGAGCCCGCCGGACACCGGCAGCCTCCAAGGTGACCTGCGGGCGCTGGCGCGCGAGGCGGCCGACTCGTTCACTGATCCGGTGCAGGCTGCCGCGCCCACCGCGATCATCGCCGCGGCCTTCCAGTCCGATCGCGCGGCCGACGCGCTGCACGCCTTCTACGCGGAGCGCTTCTCACGCTGCGAGACCATCGTGCGCCGTGCGGTCGAGCGCGGGGAAGCTCCACCCGGGACGGACGCGGGAGCGGTGGTCCGAGCCGTCTCCGCGCCGCTCTACTTCAGGCTGTTCATCACCCGGGAGCCGATCGGCCACGCGCTCGCGGACCAAGCGGCCGCGACCGTCGTCGCGGGTGTGAGGGCCGGCGTCTTCACCGCCGCGGCGGACAGCTGA
- a CDS encoding histidine phosphatase family protein codes for MARPRRIVLVRHGESVGNADDTVYEREPDHALGLTAVGLAQAAETGTRLRELFGRERVSVYVSPYRRTHETFRAFGLDPELVRIREEPRLREQDWGNWQDRDDVRLQKAYRDAYGHFFYRFAQGESGADVYDRVGAFLESLHRSFEAPDHPPNVLLVTHGLTMRLFCMRWFHWTVAEFESLSNPGNGATRILQRGDDGRYRLDRPFERWRTPKPYGATG; via the coding sequence ATGGCGCGACCGCGACGTATCGTCCTCGTCCGGCACGGAGAGTCGGTGGGCAATGCCGATGACACGGTGTACGAACGCGAGCCCGACCACGCTCTCGGGCTGACCGCCGTCGGCCTGGCGCAGGCCGCGGAGACGGGAACACGGCTGCGGGAGCTCTTCGGACGCGAACGGGTCAGCGTCTACGTCTCCCCGTACCGCCGCACCCATGAGACGTTCAGGGCCTTCGGACTGGACCCGGAGCTCGTCCGGATCCGGGAGGAGCCGAGGCTGCGGGAGCAGGACTGGGGCAACTGGCAGGACAGGGACGACGTACGGCTGCAGAAGGCGTACCGGGACGCGTACGGCCATTTCTTCTACCGCTTCGCCCAGGGGGAGTCCGGGGCCGACGTGTACGACCGGGTCGGTGCGTTCCTGGAGAGTCTGCACCGGAGCTTCGAGGCCCCCGACCATCCGCCGAACGTGCTCCTGGTGACCCACGGACTGACCATGCGCCTGTTCTGCATGCGGTGGTTCCACTGGACGGTGGCGGAGTTCGAGTCGCTGTCCAATCCGGGCAACGGCGCGACCCGCATACTGCAGCGCGGCGACGACGGGCGGTACCGCCTCGACCGGCCCTTCGAGCGCTGGAGAACCCCGAAGCCGTACGGCGCCACCGGATAG
- a CDS encoding ADP-ribosylglycohydrolase family protein, with protein sequence MTVDSASDRRFVRALDSLRGLSVGDALGSQFFVPSNYPLLKRRELPPSVWQWTDDTEMACSVLAVLVDRHRVDQDALARSFAEHHDFDRGYGPAVNRLLRLIREGGDWRELSAELFQGQGSWGNGSSMRIAPLGAWYADDPEQATHQAEISSYPTHQHREAVVGAMAVAAAAALAAAPAGPPAPADLLGGVIALVPRSAVGAGLRRARDMLDYNDAGTVAAVLGSGRRTSAHDTVPFALWSAARSLGDFEQAFWTTAQVGGDVDTTCAIACGVVAASKAAQPPAHWLERTEELPDWLPGADRRD encoded by the coding sequence ATGACCGTTGATTCCGCATCCGACCGGCGCTTCGTACGCGCTCTGGACAGCCTGCGAGGCCTGTCCGTGGGAGACGCCCTGGGCTCCCAGTTCTTCGTTCCCTCCAACTATCCGCTGCTGAAACGGCGCGAGCTGCCGCCCTCCGTCTGGCAGTGGACGGACGACACCGAGATGGCCTGCTCCGTTCTGGCCGTGCTTGTCGACCGCCACCGTGTGGACCAGGACGCCCTCGCCCGGTCCTTCGCCGAACATCACGACTTCGACCGTGGTTACGGCCCCGCGGTCAACCGGCTGCTCCGGCTGATCAGGGAGGGCGGCGACTGGCGCGAGCTGTCGGCCGAGCTCTTCCAGGGGCAGGGATCGTGGGGCAACGGCTCCTCCATGCGGATCGCGCCTCTCGGTGCCTGGTACGCGGACGACCCGGAACAGGCCACGCACCAGGCCGAGATCTCTTCGTACCCCACGCACCAGCACCGGGAGGCCGTGGTCGGCGCCATGGCCGTGGCCGCGGCGGCCGCGCTGGCAGCCGCCCCCGCGGGGCCGCCGGCACCGGCGGACCTGCTGGGCGGTGTGATCGCCCTGGTGCCGCGCAGCGCGGTGGGCGCCGGTCTGCGCCGGGCGCGGGACATGCTCGACTACAACGACGCCGGAACCGTCGCCGCCGTACTGGGCAGCGGCCGACGCACCAGTGCCCATGACACGGTGCCGTTCGCGCTGTGGTCCGCGGCCCGGTCGCTCGGGGACTTCGAGCAGGCGTTCTGGACCACGGCACAGGTCGGCGGCGATGTCGACACCACCTGCGCCATCGCCTGCGGAGTCGTCGCCGCGAGCAAGGCCGCGCAGCCGCCGGCGCACTGGCTGGAGCGCACGGAGGAACTGCCCGACTGGCTGCCCGGAGCGGACCGCCGGGACTGA
- a CDS encoding MFS transporter, producing the protein MTTSQLTAPAPPGAARRQGRPGMALTVIAALQLMVVLDTTIVNIALPHIQGALEFSTTQLSWVVNAYTLTFGGLLLLGGRAGDILGRRRVFVAGVLLFTFASLLCGVAQEPWQMLAARALQGVGGAIASPTALALITTTFREGPERNRAFGIFAAVSASGAAIGLLAGGMLTEWLDWRWVFYVNLPIGILIAVLAPLFINESERHPGRFDVTGALTSTVGMASLVYGFIRASEDGWSDGLTLGAFATAVVLLTAFVLIERKAHEPITPLRMFADRNRSGTYLIMMSLAAAMFGMFFFIVLFVQNVLSYSPITSGLAFLPVTVMIVIAAGLSSKLLPVLGPKPFLVAGAVLTGSGMAWLTFISPDSSYGGGVLGPMLLFGFGMGLVFVTATLTAVSGVAQHESGAASSLLNATQMVGGSLGLSILMTVFGTASRDEAERQLPSFLAEATPAQQEAFAKTHELPPPWGHQVLAEGISTAFWAGVGLVALAVVTALFVVRVRKSDLEALSGAAGPGGHAA; encoded by the coding sequence GTGACAACCTCTCAGTTAACAGCACCTGCTCCACCGGGGGCGGCCCGCCGGCAAGGGCGCCCCGGCATGGCACTCACCGTCATCGCCGCCCTGCAGCTCATGGTGGTCCTCGACACCACGATTGTGAACATCGCGCTCCCCCACATCCAGGGAGCGCTCGAGTTCAGCACGACTCAGCTCTCGTGGGTGGTGAACGCCTACACGCTCACCTTCGGCGGACTTCTCCTCCTCGGCGGTAGAGCGGGCGACATCCTCGGGCGTCGCCGGGTGTTCGTCGCCGGTGTGCTGCTCTTCACCTTCGCGTCGCTGCTGTGCGGGGTCGCGCAGGAGCCGTGGCAGATGCTCGCGGCCCGCGCGCTTCAGGGGGTGGGCGGAGCGATCGCCTCGCCCACGGCGCTCGCGCTGATCACCACGACCTTCCGTGAAGGACCGGAACGCAACCGCGCCTTCGGCATCTTCGCGGCCGTCTCCGCCAGCGGCGCGGCCATCGGGCTGCTGGCAGGCGGCATGCTCACGGAGTGGCTGGACTGGCGCTGGGTCTTCTATGTGAACCTGCCCATCGGCATCCTGATCGCCGTTCTGGCGCCCCTGTTCATCAACGAGTCGGAGCGCCACCCCGGCCGGTTCGACGTGACGGGCGCGCTCACCTCCACCGTCGGCATGGCGTCGCTGGTCTACGGCTTCATCCGAGCCTCTGAGGACGGCTGGAGCGACGGGCTCACGCTGGGCGCGTTCGCCACCGCGGTGGTCCTTCTGACGGCCTTCGTGCTGATCGAGCGCAAGGCACACGAGCCGATCACGCCCCTGCGCATGTTCGCCGACCGCAACAGGTCCGGCACGTATCTGATCATGATGAGCCTCGCGGCGGCGATGTTCGGCATGTTCTTCTTCATCGTCCTGTTCGTGCAGAACGTGCTGAGCTACAGCCCCATCACCTCGGGCCTCGCGTTCCTGCCGGTGACGGTGATGATCGTGATCGCGGCGGGCCTCTCCTCGAAACTGCTGCCGGTGCTGGGGCCCAAGCCCTTCCTCGTCGCCGGCGCCGTGCTCACGGGCAGCGGCATGGCGTGGCTCACGTTCATATCCCCCGACAGCTCCTACGGAGGCGGAGTGCTCGGGCCGATGCTGCTCTTCGGCTTCGGCATGGGTCTGGTGTTCGTGACAGCGACCTTGACCGCTGTGTCGGGAGTGGCGCAACACGAGTCGGGCGCCGCATCCAGCCTGCTCAATGCCACGCAGATGGTCGGAGGTTCCCTCGGCCTGTCGATCCTGATGACCGTGTTCGGGACGGCGAGCCGCGACGAGGCCGAGCGGCAGCTGCCGTCGTTCCTCGCCGAGGCGACGCCCGCCCAGCAGGAGGCCTTCGCCAAGACCCACGAGCTGCCGCCCCCATGGGGACACCAGGTCCTCGCCGAAGGCATCTCGACCGCGTTCTGGGCCGGAGTGGGCCTGGTCGCGCTCGCCGTGGTGACAGCCCTGTTCGTGGTGCGGGTCCGCAAGAGCGACCTGGAGGCACTCAGCGGAGCGGCGGGGCCCGGCGGCCACGCCGCGTGA
- a CDS encoding TetR/AcrR family transcriptional regulator, translating into MATSRWTSAAQAPSAPLRRRGPVLERAILEAALEQLSTVGWNGFTMEGVAAEAQTGKAAVYRRWPSKEDLVADALEAGLPRLDEAADQGGIREDLFHVCRRVRDAMFSRTGIALRSVLYECDAAAAERFQGLIVSRVVEPSVQLFRAVVQRGVNRGDVRADALCELVLDVIPSLLMYRSKVCGSEWRDQDIAKMIDQVMLPLLRPHSCRTTACGS; encoded by the coding sequence ATGGCCACTTCGCGCTGGACCAGTGCCGCGCAGGCTCCGTCGGCCCCCCTGCGCCGACGAGGTCCCGTGCTCGAGCGGGCGATCCTCGAAGCCGCCCTGGAGCAGCTGAGTACGGTCGGCTGGAACGGATTTACGATGGAAGGGGTCGCCGCAGAGGCGCAGACGGGAAAGGCGGCCGTCTACCGGCGCTGGCCCTCCAAGGAGGACCTTGTCGCCGACGCGCTGGAGGCAGGGCTCCCACGGCTCGACGAAGCCGCCGACCAGGGCGGCATCCGGGAAGACCTCTTCCATGTCTGCCGACGGGTGCGTGACGCGATGTTCTCCCGCACCGGCATCGCGCTGCGATCAGTGCTTTACGAATGCGATGCCGCTGCGGCCGAACGCTTCCAGGGCCTGATCGTCAGCCGGGTGGTCGAGCCATCCGTGCAGCTCTTCCGTGCGGTGGTGCAGCGGGGTGTGAACCGTGGTGACGTCCGGGCGGACGCGCTCTGCGAACTGGTTCTCGATGTGATCCCGAGCCTGCTGATGTACCGCTCCAAGGTGTGCGGGAGCGAATGGCGCGACCAGGACATCGCCAAGATGATCGATCAGGTCATGCTCCCGCTGCTCCGGCCGCACAGCTGCCGTACGACCGCGTGCGGATCGTGA
- a CDS encoding ribonuclease HII: protein MPYEPPTHAVERSIRATTRAKIVAGIDEVGRGAWAGPVTVCAAVTGLRRPPIGLTDSKLITPKRREELAGLLEGWVTAHALGHASPEEIDELGMTAALRLAAGRALEELPVRPDAIILDGKHDYLGVPWQVRTVIKGDQSCVAVAAASVIAKVRRDALMAQLPEDFAAFGFAENVGYPSPVHKAALRELGPTPYHRLSWAYLDALPRWRHLKKVRISPEAAELESGGQLGFDF from the coding sequence ATGCCCTACGAACCACCCACTCACGCAGTCGAGCGCTCGATCCGGGCCACCACCCGCGCCAAGATCGTCGCAGGTATCGACGAAGTCGGGCGCGGAGCGTGGGCCGGACCGGTGACGGTGTGCGCGGCGGTCACCGGACTGCGCAGGCCGCCCATCGGCCTGACCGACTCCAAGCTGATCACTCCCAAGCGCCGTGAGGAACTGGCAGGGCTGCTCGAGGGCTGGGTCACCGCTCACGCCCTCGGCCACGCGTCGCCGGAGGAGATCGACGAGCTGGGAATGACGGCAGCCCTCAGGCTGGCAGCCGGCCGGGCCCTGGAAGAACTGCCGGTCCGGCCTGATGCCATCATCCTCGACGGCAAGCACGACTACCTGGGAGTGCCCTGGCAGGTGCGTACGGTGATCAAGGGTGACCAGTCGTGCGTGGCCGTCGCCGCCGCATCGGTGATCGCCAAGGTGCGCAGGGACGCGCTGATGGCCCAACTGCCTGAGGACTTCGCCGCTTTCGGCTTCGCCGAGAACGTCGGTTACCCCTCGCCCGTGCACAAGGCGGCTCTCCGGGAACTGGGCCCCACGCCGTACCACCGGCTCTCCTGGGCGTATCTCGACGCCCTGCCCCGGTGGCGGCACCTGAAGAAGGTCCGTATCTCCCCGGAGGCGGCCGAACTGGAAAGCGGGGGCCAGCTCGGCTTCGACTTCTGA